A single region of the Sphingobium sp. TKS genome encodes:
- a CDS encoding c-type cytochrome — protein MGRMRGMAVGLCVAGAAVTLLGLGWFSDKLYTQSRPGALAYKPTDDMPPRVDMASIQRDWPASFTEAGEGSRVIAYHRDMRGKTPAPVEGSGGATVAPPPDLGALLAGADAGAGKQKVQLCMSCHDFTQGGPNRIGPNLWGVVGRPVASHGGFAYSPAMQAHKGNWSYENLFAFLASPGRDVPGTKMSFAGLRKPEDRAAVIKYLATLGSGAPPLPQPKAIAAR, from the coding sequence ATGGGCCGGATGCGCGGGATGGCGGTGGGGCTGTGCGTCGCGGGGGCGGCGGTGACGCTGCTGGGGCTGGGATGGTTCAGCGACAAGCTCTACACCCAAAGCAGGCCGGGGGCACTGGCCTACAAACCGACGGACGACATGCCCCCGCGCGTCGACATGGCCTCGATCCAGCGCGACTGGCCCGCCAGCTTTACGGAAGCTGGCGAAGGCAGCCGGGTGATCGCCTATCACCGGGACATGCGGGGCAAGACGCCGGCGCCTGTGGAGGGCAGCGGCGGTGCGACGGTGGCTCCGCCGCCCGATCTGGGCGCCTTGCTCGCCGGTGCGGATGCGGGCGCGGGGAAGCAGAAGGTGCAACTATGCATGAGTTGTCATGACTTCACCCAGGGCGGCCCCAATCGCATCGGGCCGAACCTGTGGGGCGTGGTCGGGCGGCCAGTGGCAAGCCATGGGGGCTTTGCCTATTCGCCCGCCATGCAGGCGCATAAGGGCAATTGGAGTTACGAGAATCTGTTCGCCTTCCTAGCCTCGCCGGGGCGGGACGTGCCGGGGACGAAGATGAGCTTCGCCGGGCTGCGCAAGCCGGAAGATCGGGCGGCGGTGATCAAATATCTTGCCACTTTGGGATCGGGCGCGCCGCCTTTGCCTCAGCCCAAGGCGATCGCGGCCCGATGA
- a CDS encoding cytochrome C oxidase subunit IV family protein, producing MQDNPSSAAHEGQQHPISLYLKVWGLLFLLSAMSYLVDYLHVQGIVRWTLIIIFMLLKAGLIVSIFMHMAWERLSLIYAILVPPLVLLVLVRIMTIEANYAFWTRAIFMGGGG from the coding sequence ATGCAGGACAATCCGTCGTCAGCCGCCCATGAAGGCCAGCAGCATCCGATCAGCCTGTACCTCAAAGTGTGGGGTCTGCTGTTCCTGCTGAGCGCCATGTCCTATCTGGTCGATTATCTGCATGTGCAGGGGATCGTCCGCTGGACGCTGATCATTATCTTCATGTTGCTGAAGGCCGGGCTGATCGTGTCGATCTTCATGCACATGGCATGGGAGCGGCTGTCGCTGATCTATGCGATATTGGTGCCGCCGCTGGTGCTGCTGGTGCTGGTGCGGATCATGACGATCGAGGCGAACTACGCCTTCTGGACGCGCGCGATCTTCATGGGCGGAGGGGGTTGA
- a CDS encoding heme-copper oxidase subunit III family protein, translating to MVQGISAQTLSAQTLSDREVIAPALREIAADWSADQEVFRHTHWGKAMMWIFLLSDTFIFSCFLTSYMTMRSSAVLPWPNTAEVFALNIGGQDIPLILIAIMTFVLISSSGTMAMAVNFGYRRDRRKTAALMVLTALFGATFVGMQAFEWTKLIFEEGVRPWGNPMGAPQFGASFFMITGFHGLHVTCGVILLLIIASKVARGHYEKSGDYSAVEIAGLYWHFVDLVWVFIFAFFYLW from the coding sequence ATGGTTCAAGGCATATCGGCCCAAACACTATCGGCCCAAACACTATCGGACAGAGAAGTCATCGCCCCTGCCCTGCGGGAGATCGCGGCCGACTGGTCCGCCGATCAGGAAGTCTTCCGCCATACCCATTGGGGCAAGGCGATGATGTGGATCTTCTTGCTCAGCGACACCTTCATCTTCTCCTGCTTCCTGACCAGCTATATGACGATGCGTTCGTCCGCCGTGCTGCCCTGGCCCAATACAGCAGAAGTGTTCGCGCTCAATATCGGCGGGCAGGACATCCCGCTGATCCTGATCGCGATCATGACCTTCGTGCTGATCAGTTCCAGCGGCACCATGGCGATGGCGGTCAATTTCGGCTATCGCCGCGACCGGCGGAAAACGGCGGCTCTTATGGTCCTGACCGCTTTGTTCGGCGCGACCTTCGTGGGGATGCAGGCCTTCGAATGGACCAAGCTGATCTTCGAGGAAGGCGTCCGCCCCTGGGGCAACCCAATGGGCGCGCCGCAATTTGGCGCCAGTTTCTTCATGATCACCGGCTTTCATGGCCTGCACGTGACCTGCGGCGTCATATTGCTGCTGATCATCGCGTCCAAGGTGGCGCGGGGCCATTATGAAAAGTCGGGCGATTATTCGGCGGTCGAGATCGCCGGGCTTTACTGGCATTTCGTCGATCTCGTCTGGGTGTTCATCTTCGCCTTTTTCTATCTGTGGTGA
- a CDS encoding cytochrome c oxidase subunit 3, giving the protein MSILARLAEKSWETGQPVERDRPSAGTVGMLAYFAVAMVMFSLLVATYLMRMGLHGGMGHGSDWKPMPDPPLLWINTLVLVASSIAWEMARRERMLRAAMMGAALGFLFLAGQLLLWKHYQAAGYYLSANPANAFFYLLTALHGLHIVGGLIAAGRALAAANMRNIALCAFYWHFLLIIWLVLVALLLST; this is encoded by the coding sequence ATGAGCATTCTTGCGCGCCTTGCCGAGAAAAGCTGGGAGACGGGTCAACCGGTCGAGCGGGATCGCCCCTCTGCGGGAACGGTCGGGATGCTGGCCTATTTCGCCGTGGCCATGGTGATGTTTTCGCTGCTGGTGGCGACCTATCTGATGCGCATGGGCCTGCATGGCGGGATGGGGCATGGCAGCGACTGGAAGCCGATGCCCGATCCGCCATTGCTCTGGATCAATACTCTGGTGCTGGTGGCGAGCAGCATCGCGTGGGAGATGGCGCGACGGGAAAGGATGCTCCGCGCCGCGATGATGGGGGCCGCGCTGGGATTCCTGTTCCTCGCCGGGCAGTTGCTGCTGTGGAAACATTATCAGGCGGCGGGCTATTATCTGTCCGCCAATCCGGCCAATGCCTTTTTCTACCTGCTGACGGCGCTACATGGCCTCCACATAGTGGGCGGGCTGATTGCCGCCGGGCGCGCACTGGCGGCGGCGAATATGCGCAATATCGCCCTATGCGCCTTCTATTGGCATTTTCTGCTGATCATCTGGTTGGTTCTGGTCGCTTTGCTGCTGTCGACTTGA